One genomic window of Devosia salina includes the following:
- the truB gene encoding tRNA pseudouridine(55) synthase TruB, whose translation MTLSQPRTKKRAISGWVVLNKPYDFTSTQAVGKVRWLLNAAKAGHAGTLDPLATGILPIALGEATKAVPQVQDGTKIYRFTIGWGRATATDDAEGEVIATSDVRPDRGALEAVLPRFTGTIMQRPPAFSAIKVDGERAYDLARAGETVELAERPVDIDAIELISHGSDESVLEVTCGKGTYVRALARDIAEALGTVGHVTSLHRAAVGPFTDADAVTLEQLEAAEAGEARDGLLKPVSAGLADIEEIRLDAGQANAVSHGNPVLLTGAGAPVSLDECWVSFKGKVLATGHVEFGQFKPGRVFNL comes from the coding sequence CTGACCTTGAGCCAGCCAAGAACGAAAAAGCGCGCCATCTCCGGATGGGTCGTGCTCAACAAGCCATATGATTTCACCTCCACCCAGGCGGTGGGCAAGGTGCGCTGGCTGCTGAACGCCGCCAAGGCCGGCCATGCCGGGACCCTCGACCCCCTGGCGACCGGCATTTTGCCCATCGCGCTGGGCGAGGCCACCAAGGCCGTGCCGCAGGTGCAGGACGGCACCAAGATCTATCGCTTCACCATCGGCTGGGGCCGCGCCACGGCAACCGACGACGCCGAGGGCGAAGTGATCGCCACCTCGGATGTGCGGCCCGACAGGGGAGCGCTGGAGGCGGTATTGCCGCGGTTCACCGGCACCATCATGCAGCGGCCGCCGGCCTTTTCGGCAATCAAGGTAGACGGCGAGCGCGCCTATGACCTGGCCCGTGCCGGCGAAACGGTGGAGCTGGCCGAACGGCCGGTCGATATCGACGCCATCGAGCTGATCTCGCATGGAAGCGATGAAAGCGTGCTGGAGGTGACGTGCGGCAAGGGCACCTATGTGCGCGCGCTTGCCCGGGACATCGCCGAGGCCTTGGGGACGGTGGGCCATGTGACCAGCCTGCACCGGGCGGCCGTTGGGCCCTTTACCGACGCCGACGCTGTCACGCTCGAGCAGTTGGAAGCGGCCGAAGCCGGTGAGGCCCGCGATGGGCTGCTCAAGCCGGTATCGGCTGGCCTCGCCGATATCGAAGAAATCCGCCTCGATGCGGGCCAGGCCAATGCCGTCAGCCACGGCAATCCGGTGTTGCTGACGGGGGCCGGCGCGCCGGTGTCGCTGGACGAATGCTGGGTGAGCTTCAAGGGCAAGGTGCTGGCAACCGGCCATGTCGAATTCGGCCAGTTCAAGCCGGGCCGGGTGTTCAATCTTTAG
- the rbfA gene encoding 30S ribosome-binding factor RbfA: MKKDHKPAGPSQRMLRVGELVRHALATLFARGDIEDEALAGAVITVPEVRMTPDLKIANAYVMPLGGTHADEIVAALNRHRKFIRGRVAPQIDLKFAPEIRFFVDETFEEAGRIDALLRSDRVRRDLDDDSDDTTED; this comes from the coding sequence ATGAAAAAAGACCACAAGCCCGCTGGCCCCAGCCAGCGCATGCTGCGCGTCGGGGAACTGGTGCGCCATGCCCTGGCGACGCTGTTTGCCCGGGGTGACATCGAGGACGAGGCCCTTGCCGGCGCGGTGATCACCGTGCCCGAAGTGCGCATGACGCCCGACCTCAAGATCGCCAATGCCTATGTGATGCCGCTGGGCGGGACCCACGCCGACGAGATCGTGGCGGCACTCAATCGCCATCGCAAGTTCATCCGTGGACGGGTGGCGCCGCAGATCGACCTGAAATTTGCGCCCGAGATCCGCTTCTTCGTGGACGAGACCTTCGAGGAAGCCGGCCGTATCGACGCGCTGCTGCGCTCGGACCGGGTGCGGCGCGACCTCGACGACGACAGCGACGACACAACAGAAGACTGA